The window GATCTTGGTGCTTACGACATCGAGCGCATTGAAGTCCTGAAAGGGCCGCAAGGGACGCTGTTTGGTGCTGGGTCGATGGCTGGTGCTGTCCGGATCATCCCTCGCCGGCCCAATTTTAACGGCGCCAGTGGTAACTTGACCGGAGCCTTTTCCGACGGCAGCGGCACGAACGCTCTTTATGAGATGAACGGCTATATCAATCTGCCGATCGTCGACGATAAGGTCGCGGCCCGCGTGGTTGGCTGGTATTCGCGCGGCGGCGGCTATATCGACAACATCACCTCGGGCAAATCCAACATCAATGATGCCGAGACCCGCGGCGTACGCGCTTCGCTGCTGTTCAAGCCGACTGAGAATTTCAGCTTCCTGCTCACCGGCCTCCACCAGGACATTACGGTCGATGGCGCCCAGCGCTTCAAGATCACCGACGGTGAATATAAGAACTCGACGAGGACCCGCGAACCCCACGACGAGTACGCAAACCTCGTTAGCGGTGTGGCGGACTTCGATCTGGGCGTTGGTAATATCATCGCGACCTCGTCTTATTTTTACCGCGCCGTCGATGAGTTTGTCGACACGACGCCGACGGCAGCGGGCCTCGGGATCGCCGGAAATTACTCCGGTCCGCGTCACCAAAATCGCTCGATTTGGTCGAACGAGTTGCGTTTCGCATCCAAGTTTGAAGGGCCGTTTCAGCTCGTCGCTGGCGGCTTCTATGAGAAGGATGAGAATACCTACGAAACGAACACTACCCAGACCCCACTCAATGCGCTCCCCGCCTGCAGCAGCAAGGCGGAGTGCGACAAGGCCGGTCTAGGTGGGCTCATCATTAGCGCCCGCGATGTGGATAATCCGATCGAACAGTGGGCGATTTTCGGACAGGCTGACTGGAAAATCGTGCCTGGGCTGACGTTGACGGCTGGCGCGCGTTATTACCATGCAAGCCTCAAAAATCTCGAGCGTACGCTTCAGAGATTGCGCCGGAATCCTGCCGATCTGTCGACCGTGCAGACGGTGCCAACCGTGGCAGTCAATTCGTCGGACAGCCAATCGAAGCCAAGCTATAACTTCTCGATTGCCTATGAGCCGTCGCGCGAATTGACCCTTTATGCGCGTGCCGCGTCCGGCTTCCGTATCGGCGGCCTGAACAATGCTTCAACCGCGGCGCAATTCGGCGTCACGATTCCCGACGGATTCAATTCGGACTCGCTGTGGAACTACGAGGTCGGCGTCAAAGGCAGCTTGGCCGACGGGATCCTGAATTATGATGTCGCTGGCTACCAAATCCGATGGAACGGGATGCAGGTTACGGCCTTCTCGCCGACCGGCGCATTCACCTACATCGTCAATGCGGGCAAGAGCGTCGTAAATGGCGCAGAGGCACAGCTGCGCTTCAACTTGCGGAACGGCTTCACGGCTACCTTTGGCGCGTCCTACACCGACTCTCATCTGACCCAAGATCAGCCCATTGCTGCTGCCAATGCTGCCAATCGTGGCTTCGACGGCGACCGGACGCCCTTTGTGGCCAAATGGTCGGCGGTGGGTCAGCTTCGCTACGAAGCCGAGCTCAACGAAGGTTGGAAGGGTTATGCCAGCGCCAACGGAAATTATCGCAGCGGTTCGGCGACGAACTTCAACCCTGGCACGAGCAACTTCTACCGGCTGCCGGACTATTTCCTCGCTGATCTCGTATTTGGCGTGAAGAACGATAACGGGCTCGATGTTTCGCTGCTGGTGACCAACCTCACCAATAAAGCGGCGCAAATCTCGATCGAAGTCAGTGCCGACGGTTTTCGCGCAATTGCGCCACGTCCGCGGACATTCGGCTTGCGTGTGTCGAAGAACTTCTGATGTCTTGAGGCGGCGCCATCGAAAGGTGGTGCCGCCTAACTTTGCCTTGGGTAGATATGATATGATCACTCGGTGCCGCTCATTGACATTGGGCTTCATGGTGACTGTTGCCATGAGTCTCGCTGCCTGTTCAGGTGATTTCACACCCGGGGCGATGCCGCAAAAAGATCAGGATTGGGCAGTTCATAGCGGTGATACCCATGCAACCCGCTATTCGCCTCTTGGCCAAATAACCCCGGCCAACGTCGATAAGCTTGAAGTCGCATGGACATATCATACTGGCGAGATGACGCGGCGTGGTGACGAGGCGTTCAAGCGCACCAAGGATTCCGACATTCCGAT is drawn from Sphingomonas crocodyli and contains these coding sequences:
- a CDS encoding TonB-dependent receptor; translation: MGISNKVSLLSGAMLVASANVICPAAANAQSATAPQASSTDVSEIVVTATKRDQALQDVPAAVSVVSGDLIKQFNASTLRDFAKLDPALQLTTNGVGDNNIIVRGIRSTGAATVALYFDEAVITGYNRENPVNGRAPDLGAYDIERIEVLKGPQGTLFGAGSMAGAVRIIPRRPNFNGASGNLTGAFSDGSGTNALYEMNGYINLPIVDDKVAARVVGWYSRGGGYIDNITSGKSNINDAETRGVRASLLFKPTENFSFLLTGLHQDITVDGAQRFKITDGEYKNSTRTREPHDEYANLVSGVADFDLGVGNIIATSSYFYRAVDEFVDTTPTAAGLGIAGNYSGPRHQNRSIWSNELRFASKFEGPFQLVAGGFYEKDENTYETNTTQTPLNALPACSSKAECDKAGLGGLIISARDVDNPIEQWAIFGQADWKIVPGLTLTAGARYYHASLKNLERTLQRLRRNPADLSTVQTVPTVAVNSSDSQSKPSYNFSIAYEPSRELTLYARAASGFRIGGLNNASTAAQFGVTIPDGFNSDSLWNYEVGVKGSLADGILNYDVAGYQIRWNGMQVTAFSPTGAFTYIVNAGKSVVNGAEAQLRFNLRNGFTATFGASYTDSHLTQDQPIAAANAANRGFDGDRTPFVAKWSAVGQLRYEAELNEGWKGYASANGNYRSGSATNFNPGTSNFYRLPDYFLADLVFGVKNDNGLDVSLLVTNLTNKAAQISIEVSADGFRAIAPRPRTFGLRVSKNF